The bacterium DNA segment TTCGGGCCCTCACCAATTTCAACTCCATCAACATCTCGCCGGACTGGCAGCCGGGCGGCGGGGCGCTGGCCTTCGTCTCTTTCTACCGCAACCGCACCGACATCGTTTCCCTGACCCTGGCCAGCGGCAAAACGGCCGTCATCTCCCAGACCGAGGGGTTGAACACCTCTCCGGCCTGGTCCCCGGACGGAAAATTTCTGGCTCTTACATTGTCCAAGGACGGCAACGCCGAGATCTACCTGCTGTCACCGGAAACCAAGGAACTGCGCCGCCTCACCAACTCCTGGGCCATAGACTGCTCGCCCTCCTGGTCGCCCAACGGCCGGGAACTGGTCTTCAACTCCGACCGGCCCGGCTCGCCCCAGCTATATATCATGGACACAGAAGGGGCCAACATCCGGCGGCTGACCTACCAGGGCGGCTACAACACCTCGCCCAGCTGGTCACCCCGGGGCGACAAGATCGCCTTCGTTTCCCGGATAGACGGAAGATTCCAGGTCTGCACCATAGACATCACCGGGGACAACTTCGTCCAGCTGACCTACGAGGGCGACAATGAGGACCCCAGCTGGTCGCCGGACGGCCTGCACCTGTGCTTCTCCTCCAGCCGCACCGGGAGCCACCAGATCTGGCGGATGCACTGGGACGGCAGCGTCCAGCAGGCCATCACCAACAACGGCGGCTCGTACATGCCGGCCTGGGGCCCGGCCCAGTAGGGCGTTTCAGATTGAATAAAATGCGGATTTGTTATATAATGGCACCTATCTTCCTTTACCCTTGAAACTAATCTTTAGTCTAAATACAAAACCAAAGGAGTTCAATGAATAAATATTTTACCGTAATTGCAATGTGCCTGGTTCTGGCGCTTGGCTTTGGTTGCACCAAAAAACAGACCGTGAAGCAGGAAGAACCCATCAAGCAGCCGGAGGTTTCCATCCCGGCTCCGGTGGCCACCCCGCCGGTCGAGGCCCAGCCGGTGGTTCCCAAGATAGAATTCAAAACGATATTCTTCGCCTTTGATTCCTATTCCCTGAACGAAGAGGGCAAGGCTTTGCTTAACCAGGCCGGCGGCCTGCTGCGCAGCTATCCCGATGTCGCCCTGCGGCTGGAAGGCCACTGCGACGAGCGGGGCACGGCCGAATACAACCTGGCCCTGGGCGAAAAGCGGGCCAACGCCGTCCGGGAATACCTGGAGAACCTGGGCGTCAGCCGCTCCCGGCTGTCCACCGTCAGCTTTGGCAAGGAAAAGCCCGCTGTAGCAGGCAACGATGAAGCCAGCTGGGCCAAGAACCGCAGGGTGGAGATCGTTCCAGTAGCCAAATAGTATTTCCCGGGAAAGACAGGATTTACATGATTGACAGGATCACTTAAAATACCGGGAACCACGAAGGCCGACAAACCTTTGGCATTTATTTATCTTACAACAATAATTTCAAAAATACATCATGAAAAAATCATTGCTATTGGTCTCACTATCCCTGGCTGTTTTCATGGGCTGCGGGATGAAGAAGGAATACATCCGGGTCACCGATCAGCTGGATTCCATAGAGCTGCGGGAGAAAAAGATCGACCGCCGGACCTTGGTGATGGACAGCCTGATCCAGGTCCAGATGGGGATGATCTACGAACTGCGGGCAGAGCTGAGGAGCCTGTCGGCCTCGGCCGGGGAGAAGTGGAGCATAGCCGAGCAGCAGCAGGAGGACAACAAGTACCGCCCCCTGCCCATCGGCCCCAGCCAGCCGGACCCCAAGGGGCCGGCCCCGGAGCCGAAAGCTGAAGTTCCCGCCGAGACCAACCCCAAGAAACTTTACGACGCCTCGTACCTGGACATCACCAAGGGCAATTACGACCTGGCTTTGGCCGGGTTCAACGAGTTCATCAAGCGGTTCCCCAAGCACGACCTGGCCGACAATGCCCAGTACTGGATC contains these protein-coding regions:
- a CDS encoding Tol-Pal system beta propeller repeat protein TolB, yielding RALTNFNSINISPDWQPGGGALAFVSFYRNRTDIVSLTLASGKTAVISQTEGLNTSPAWSPDGKFLALTLSKDGNAEIYLLSPETKELRRLTNSWAIDCSPSWSPNGRELVFNSDRPGSPQLYIMDTEGANIRRLTYQGGYNTSPSWSPRGDKIAFVSRIDGRFQVCTIDITGDNFVQLTYEGDNEDPSWSPDGLHLCFSSSRTGSHQIWRMHWDGSVQQAITNNGGSYMPAWGPAQ
- the pal gene encoding peptidoglycan-associated lipoprotein Pal encodes the protein MNKYFTVIAMCLVLALGFGCTKKQTVKQEEPIKQPEVSIPAPVATPPVEAQPVVPKIEFKTIFFAFDSYSLNEEGKALLNQAGGLLRSYPDVALRLEGHCDERGTAEYNLALGEKRANAVREYLENLGVSRSRLSTVSFGKEKPAVAGNDEASWAKNRRVEIVPVAK
- the ybgF gene encoding tol-pal system protein YbgF, producing the protein MKKSLLLVSLSLAVFMGCGMKKEYIRVTDQLDSIELREKKIDRRTLVMDSLIQVQMGMIYELRAELRSLSASAGEKWSIAEQQQEDNKYRPLPIGPSQPDPKGPAPEPKAEVPAETNPKKLYDASYLDITKGNYDLALAGFNEFIKRFPKHDLADNAQYWIGEGYYAQKKYEPALTEFEKVVGNYPGKDKEPAALYKIGLCLQEMSDKAKARQYWQLLVKKYPKSPEAALAKDKLK